A genomic segment from Pseudanabaena sp. BC1403 encodes:
- a CDS encoding urease subunit beta, with product MTNLPTSNSQNSFPGEVLCESGSLQLNAGRETKTLTVANLGDRPIQIGSHYHFLEVNRALQFDRAQAYGFRLDIPAGTAIRFEPGDSKTVSLVAIGGTRHIQGLNSLVNQALDAPNAKEMAMERVQRLGYSTIEEESHGN from the coding sequence ATGACAAACCTTCCAACTTCAAACTCTCAAAATTCCTTTCCTGGTGAAGTGCTCTGCGAATCTGGCTCATTGCAACTAAATGCTGGTCGAGAGACTAAGACTCTTACAGTAGCAAACTTAGGCGATCGCCCGATCCAAATTGGTTCCCATTACCACTTTCTAGAAGTGAATCGGGCTTTGCAATTTGATCGCGCCCAAGCTTATGGATTTCGGTTGGACATTCCTGCTGGGACTGCGATTAGGTTTGAGCCGGGAGACAGCAAAACTGTTTCGTTAGTAGCGATCGGTGGCACAAGACATATCCAAGGACTGAATAGCTTGGTAAATCAGGCTTTAGATGCTCCCAATGCCAAAGAAATGGCAATGGAACGGGTGCAAAGATTGGGCTATAGCACAATAGAAGAGGAAAGTCATGGAAATTAG